From Ailuropoda melanoleuca isolate Jingjing chromosome 8, ASM200744v2, whole genome shotgun sequence, a single genomic window includes:
- the ZBTB44 gene encoding zinc finger and BTB domain-containing protein 44 isoform X5, protein MLIHSGIKPFQCDRCGKKFTRAYSLKMHRLKHEGKRCFRCQICSATFTSFGEYKHHMRVSRHIIRKPRIYECKTCGAMFTNSGNLIVHLRSLNHEASELANYFQSSDFLVPDYLNQEQEETLVQYDLGEHSFESNSSVQMPVISQVSSTQNCESTFPLGSLGGLAEKEEEMPEQPKTSACTEATRDDPPKSELSSITIE, encoded by the exons ATGCTCATCCACTCAG GAATTAAACCATTTCAGTGTGACCGCTGTGGGAAAAAGTTCACCAGGGCTTACTCGCTAAAGATGCATCGCCTAAAGCATGAAGGTAAACGCTGTTTCCGGTGCCAGATATGTAGTGCCACTTTCACTTCCTTCGGGGAATATAAACACCACATGAGGGTTTCCCGGCACATTATCCGCAAGCCTCGGATTTACGAGTGCAAAACATGTGGCGCCATGTTCACCAACTCTGGAAATTTAATCGTGCACCTGAGGAGTCTGAACCATGAAGCGTCAGAGCTAGCAAACTACTTCCAGAGCAG TGATTTCCTAGTACCGGACTACTTAAACCAGGAGCAAGAAGAGACCCTTGTTCAGTATGATCTTGGAGAACACAGTTTTGAAAGCAACTCCTCTGTTCAAATGCCTGTAATTTCACAGGTCTCCTCGACCCAGAATTGTGAAAGCACTTTCCCCTTGGGGTCTCTTGGTGGGCtggcagaaaaagaggaagaaatgccaGAGCAGCCAAAGACCAGTGCTTGTACTGAGGCAACCAGAGATGACCCCCCAAAATCAGAGCTGTCTTCTATAACCATTGAGTAA